CGCTATACATGGATATACCTGTCTGGAAATTTGTACGCCAATTGAGTTAATGGGAGATGATTATGAAGGATGAAATAATTCAGGAAGTGTGGAAAACAAAAGATGAGATTGCCTCTCGCCACGGCTATGATTTGCGTCGTTTGGCGACTTCTATCCAAAATAAAGAAATGACTTGCGAGCATGTAGTGGTTAACCTTCATGACCGGGAAAATAGATGCCGAACCATCAGCGGCACCGTGCGTCGCTAAACGCGTAGCCCTAAACGCTAAACGCGTAGCCGCGTAGCCCTAAGGGACAGGCAATTATTCCCCTTCCCCTTCGTTTTCCCCCGATATGATCGTCCCACGGATACGTCCCACGGATCGAGAATTCGAATGGCTGTCAGACAATATCAGCGTCTTTATCCGTGGGACATATCCGTGGTGCAACACATTGCATTTTCGATTTCAAGCGTCGCGCTGCGACGCGAAATAAGAGCCTGTCCTTTTCACCCCACTATATGTTCGCAGAAACATGATTGACAAGACGTACAACGCATGAAACATTATACGTCATGAATACAAAATTGACGTTGAGAATGGATGACGCACTCGTGCAGCAGGCGAAGACATACGCCGCACAGCGAGATAAGTCTGTCTCCCAAATGTTTGGAGAGTTTGTGGCATCCTTGGGAGCCAACAGGCAGCGAGAGAGTCTTCCCCCGGTAACCGGTTCTCTCGTTGGCATCATGAAGGGACACGGGATATCAGAGAAAGACTACAAGAAACATATCAGGGAGAAATACTCTTGAGAGTTCTTGTTGACACCAACGTCGTGCTTGATGTGCTGCTTGACCGGCGACCTTTTGTCGAGGCCGCAAGCAGC
The window above is part of the Spartobacteria bacterium genome. Proteins encoded here:
- a CDS encoding antitoxin, whose product is MNTKLTLRMDDALVQQAKTYAAQRDKSVSQMFGEFVASLGANRQRESLPPVTGSLVGIMKGHGISEKDYKKHIREKYS